In Spinacia oleracea cultivar Varoflay chromosome 5, BTI_SOV_V1, whole genome shotgun sequence, a single window of DNA contains:
- the LOC110799369 gene encoding uncharacterized protein, producing MDTSWIDLRNGDPAYYSGCLKFMELAKETLVEGKTRYPCNKCKLNKWHFVEEVGGHILLNGFLKKYRNWVFHRKVNEGRNSFETPSGLGNAVGQDDMGELLRAAFGVDNSESHNESQDMPEDEVFYDMHEEFDFHCEVDNEFPSSNSGEEDAKCKRLMEAADEVLYEGCTTFSKLSFILHLFHLKCMFHWSAESFTKLLELLIDAFPQIKEFPSSYYEGKKIVNDLGLGYEKIDAYPNNCILYWGVFADKDECHVCHTSRWKTVKEKEDNKSEKGTKISKDMRWHFEHEDDKILRHPSDGEAWKSFDKRYVEFAEDPRSVRLGLASDGFNPYRLMNTNYSTWPVILIPYNLPLWLCMKPSSFILSLLIPGKHSPGMDIDVYLQPLIHELKLLWEGVPTFDAHSGNKFKMRAALHSTINEFPAYAMLSGWSTRGYKACPTCAHNTNSYWFGGRMCYPGHRKWLPIDHPYRSQGNLFDGENEYGVAPVPASGIDILKELEKVKYVYGQSKKAQPKKISKKRNRLQGGTSHDEPDDDDGGEEEANVIWKKKSLLFELEYWEHNPLRHNLDVMHIEKNVCDNVIGTLLDMDKSRDDKQARQALKDKNIKSHLWPQSDPTRVNDHLPPAEYTMSTEEKERFLRVIEKLKVPDGYGSNLQRCVNIKQRKLINLKSHDNHVLMQDILHVALRASNATKVIDLLEELSDFFKNICSTTIHSDDLDTIQSKLVLTLCKLEKAFLPIFFTIMVHLLIHLVDEVKLGEPVQYRWMYPIESAFICQKRQEDECRGSQSNKIVENGWIINDFPEWLRNQAYNIDDSTTEGKLRKALAGGLSNYSKKLKSVIVNGYKFDTMERERFRKTHNSGVFVEADVQEYYGRLQDIFELNYYGSFKVIMFRCEWVDIHRGLKTYPNGSVRVNFSKLMHTGRNLHDDQFVFSSQAKQCFYIEDEIQQGWSHVVKTKPRDFFDIGDDEP from the exons aTGGATACTAGTTGGATTGATTTACGCAATGGGGATCCTGCTTATTATAGTGGTTGCTTGAAATTTATGGAACTTGCGAAGGAGACTCTTGTTGAAGGAAAAACACGATATCCGTGTAACAAGTGCAAGTTAAATAAATGGCACTTCGTAGAAGAAGTTGGAGGACATATTTTGCTTAACGGTTTTCTTAAAAAATATCGAAATTGGGTTTTTCATCGTAAAGTCAATGAAGGGAGAAATAGCTTTGAAACCCCTAGTGGTCTAGGAAATGCAGTAGGTCAAGATGACATGGGAGAGTTGCTAAGAGCAGCTTTTGGTGTTGACAATTCAGAGTCGCATAATGAATCGCAAGACATGCCCGAAGATGAAGTTTTTTATGACATGCATGAGGAGTTTGATTTTCATTGTGAGGTAGATAATGAATTTCCATCAAGTAACTCAGGTGAAGAAGATGCTAAGTGTAAACGACTAATGGAAGCCGCTGATGAGGTTTTATATGAGGGATGCACTACTTTCTCAAAGTTATCCTTTATTTTACACTTGTTTCACCTTAAATGTATGTTCCACTGGTCTGCAGAGTCATTTACTAAATTGCTTGAACTTCTAATAGACGCATTTCCTCAAATTAAGGAGTTTCCATCGTCTTATTATGAAGGAAAGAAGATAGTGAATGATTTGGGGTTAGGATATGAGAAAATCGATGCATATCCAAATAATTGCATTTTATATTGGGGTGTATTTGCAGACAAAGATGAGTGTCATGTTTGCCATACATCAAGGTGGAAAACAGTGAAAGAAAAGGAGGATAATAAAAGTGAGAAAGGAACGAAAATAT CTAAGGATATGAGATGGCATTTTGAACAtgaagatgataagatcttaaGGCACCCGTCGGATGGTGAGGCTTGGAAAAGTTTTGATAAAAGATATGTAGAATTCGCCGAAGATCCTCGTAGTGTTAGATTAGGTCTAGCGAGTGATGGTTTCAATCCATATCGTCTAATGAATACCAATTATAGTACATGGCCGGTGATTTTGATTCCTTATAATTTGCCACTGTGGCTTTGTATGAAGCCATCATCATTCATTTTGTCCTTGCTTATTCCCGGAAAACATAGTCCTGGGATGGATATTGATGTGTATTTGCAACCATTAATCCACGAGTTAAAGTTATTGTGGGAAGGTGTTCCTACCTTTGATGCGCATAGTGGAAATAAATTTAAGATGCGAGCAGCCTTACATTCCACTATAAACGAGTTTCCGGCATATGCTATGTTGTCCGGTTGGAGTACAAGAGGTTACAAAGCTTGCCCTACTTGTGCCCATAATACTAATTCATATTGGTTTGGCGGCAGAATGTGCTACCCAGGGCATCGAAAATGGTTGCCAATTGATCATCCTTATCGTTCTCAAGGTAATTTATTTGATGGGGAAAATGAATACGGGGTTGCTCCGGTCCCTGCAAGTGGGATAGACATTTTGAAGGAACTAGAAAAGGTTAAGTATGTTTATGGACAATCAAAGAAAGCACAACCAAAGAAAATATCTAAGAAAAGAAATAGACTTCAAGGTGGAACTTCTCATGATGAGccggatgatgatgatggtggtgaAGAGGAAGCCAATGTTATTTGGAAAAAGAAAAGTCTACTCTTTGAGTTGGAGTATTGGGAACATAATCCTCTAAGACATAATTTAGATGTTATGCACATTGAAAAGAATGTGTGTGACAATGTGATAGGAACTCTTTTAGATATGGATAAAAGTAGAGATGATAAGCAAGCAAGACAGGCTCTCAAAGACAAAAATATAAAATCTCATCTTTGGCCTCAATCTGATCCAACTCGTGTTAATGACCATTTGCCTCCCGCTGAATACACCATGTCTACAGAAGAGAAAGAACGTTTTTTAAGGGTCATAGAAAAGCTTAAAGTTCCCGATGGATACGGGTCTAATTTGCAAAGATGCGTAAATATTAAGCAGCGTAAACTTATTAATTTGAAAAGCCATGACAATCATGTCCTCATGCAAGATATTCTTCATGTTGCTTTAAGAGCATCGAATGCCACTAAAGTTATTGACTTGCTTGAGGAGTTGTCTGACTTTTTCAAGAATATTTGTTCGACCACTATTCATTCTGATGACTTGGATACCATTCAGTCAAAGCTTGTTTTGACTCTTTGTAAGTTGGAGAAAGCTTTTTTACCAATATTCTTCACAATCATGGTTCATCTACTAATCCATCTAGTGGATGAGGTCAAACTTGGCGAACCTGTTCAATACCGATGGATGTATCCCATTGAAAG TGCTTTCATATGCCAAAAACGGCAAGAGGATGAATGTAGAGGAAGTCAATCCAACAAAATTGTTGAAAATGGGTGGATAATCAATGATTTCCCTGAGTGGTTGCGAAATCAG gcctATAACATAGATGATAGTACAACAGAAGGAAAGTTGAGAAAAGCCTTGGCCGGTGGTTTAAGTAATTACAGTAAAAAACTTAAAAGCGTCATTGTCAATGGCTACAAATTTGATACTATGGAACGCGAGCGATTTCGCAAGACACACAATTCTGGAGTTTTTGTGGAAGCAGATGTCCAAGAGTATTATGGAAGACTCCAAGACATATTCGAATTAAATTACTATGGTTCTTTCAAGGTTATAATGTTTCGTTGTGAATGGGTTGATATACATAGGGGTTTGAAAACATACCCAAATGGTAGTGTTCGTGTAAATTTCTCGAAGTTGATGCATACTGGCCGAAATTTGCATGATGATCAATTTGTTTTCTCATCTCAAGCAAAACAATGTTTTTACATTGAGGATGAGATACAACAAGGATGGTCGCATGTTGTTAAGACTAAGCCTAGAGACTTCTTTGATATAGGCGATGATGAGCCTTAA